In Quercus lobata isolate SW786 chromosome 12, ValleyOak3.0 Primary Assembly, whole genome shotgun sequence, a genomic segment contains:
- the LOC115969794 gene encoding transcription termination factor MTERF8, chloroplastic, with translation MTNSTKTYWSLSSTHSNMEPIQNFQFLRTSCIFLSKKPLPNKPFIGVSKTQLCFSHQHHSLHKPITSKISTNQQTSTISYLINSCGLLPETASLVSQKVHLQNPEKANSVLALLRNHGFSQTQISNLIRKRPLLLLADPENTLLPKLEFFHSIGASSTDLARVLTADPTLLTRSLENQIVPCYNFLKSVLLSDKKIVTALKRTSWIFLEGHTKNLIPNISFLRELGVPESCIVLLLTHFPEALMQKHDNFGHIVNEVKEMGFDPMKSTFVLAIHAISGKGNKSIWERCYEVYRRWGWSKDEILLAFRKHPHCMILSEKKIMRAMDFFVNKMGWPSKMIAKCPVVLLFSLERRIVPRCSVIQVLSLKGLVKKDMSLTTVLLPVEESFLERFVTRFQEEIPQLMSVYQGKVYIESII, from the coding sequence ATGACAAATAGTACAAAAACCTATTGGTCTTTGTCATCCACTCATTCTAACATGGAACCAATCCAGAATTTCCAGTTTCTGAGAACTTCTTGCATATTTCTCTCTAAGAAACCATTGCCAAACAAACCATTTATAGGAGTTTCAAAAACCCAACTTTGTTTCTCTCATCAGCATCACTCACTTCACAAACCCATCACTTCAAAAATCTCTACAAACCAACAAACTTCCACAATCTCTTACCTCATAAACTCATGTGGGTTGCTTCCAGAGACAGCTTCTCTAGTATCCCAAAAGGTACACTtgcaaaacccagaaaaagCAAACTCTGTCTTGGCCCTTTTGAGAAACCATGGATTCTCACAAACCCAGATCTCAAATCTTATCAGGAAACGCCCTCTGCTTCTTTTAGCTGATCCTGAGAATACCCTTTTGCCCAAGCTTGAGTTTTTCCACTCTATAGGTGCTTCAAGCACTGACCTTGCTAGAGTTCTCACTGCTGACCCAACCCTTTTGACTAGGAGCTTGGAGAACCAAATTGTACCCTGTTATAACTTCCTCAAGAGTGTGCTTTTAAGTGATAAAAAGATTGTTACTGCTTTGAAGCGTACCTCATGGATTTTTCTTGAAGGTCATACAAAgaatttgataccaaatatttCGTTTTTGAGGGAGCTAGGTGTGCCTGAGTCTTGTATTGTGTTGTTGTTAACCCATTTTCCTGAGGCTTTGATGCAAAAGCATGATAATTTTGGTCACATTGTAAATGAGGTTAAGGAAATGGGGTTTGATCCGATGAAATCAACATTTGTGTTAGCTATACATGCTATATCTGGCAAGGGCAACAAGTCCATATGGGAAAGGTGCTATGAGGTTTATAGGAGGTGGGGTTGGTCTAAGGATGAGATTCTTTTGGCTTTTAGGAAGCACCCTCATTGTATGATTTTGtcagagaagaaaataatgagaGCTATGGATTTTTTTGTGAACAAGATGGGGTGGCCATCTAAAATGATTGCCAAATGCCCTGTGGTTTTGCTTTTCAGCTTGGAGAGGAGAATTGTTCCGAGGTGTTCAGTTATTCAAGTTTTGTCATTGAAGGGATTGGTAAAGAAAGATATGAGCTTAACTACTGTGTTGCTGCCTGTTGAAGAGTCGTTCTTGGAGAGATTTGTGACCAGATTTCAGGAGGAAATACCTCAATTGATGAGTGTGTATCAAGGGAAGGTGTATATTGAAAGCATCATTTGA
- the LOC115970435 gene encoding transcription termination factor MTERF4, chloroplastic-like, with translation MFAFLSLRQLLFITHRNRRTQFQLGLLQKTAFFSIKSFSSFGLSKPKQQNEAQRHSFTVSYLINSCGFSPKSALLASHKVHFENPDKPDSVINLLKHNGFNDTHITKLIRQFPRLLLYNPKNTLLPKIKFFPSIGISTSDLPRILSTSPELLKRSLKNHLIPCYDILKSLLVENEKVIKTLRRSHLSLQYITISIVPNVELLREVGVPQSNISYLVTTCPFVATIQRSKLVKAIQEVKEMGIDPSKIVFVQAIIVVLTSKRPMWEYKFEIFKRWGWSKEDTLLAFKKDPNFMQLSEKNIMKTMNFLVNKLGRPSTDIARNPVVLHLSLEKRIIPRCSVIQILVANHLVKDDLGFSSFLLVNEKLFLEKYVSKFQDIAPQLLSFYQNKMDLLDVEIQFEKVGETKQL, from the coding sequence ATGtttgcttttctctctttaagACAGCTACTTTTTATCACACATAGGAATAGGAGGACCCAATTTCAATTGGGTCTTCTTCAGAAAACTGCTTTCTTTAGCATCAAATCATTTTCTTCATTCGGTTTGTCtaaaccaaaacaacaaaatgaaGCTCAAAGACATTCTTTTACAGTGTCTTATCTCATAAACTCATGTGGGTTCTCACCAAAATCTGCTCTTTTAGCATCCCATAAGGTACACTTTGAAAACCCGGATAAACCAGATTCAGTAATTAATCTTCTCAAACATAATGGATTCAACGATACCCACATCACAAAACTTATCAGGCAATTCCCACGGCTTCTTTTATATAATCCTAAGAATACACTTTTGCCCAAAATTAAGTTTTTCCCTTCAATAGGGATTTCAACCTCTGACCTCCCTAGAATCCTCAGTACAAGCCCTGAACTACTGAAAAGGAGTTTGAAGAACCATCTAATTCCTTGCTATGATATCCTCAAGAGTTTGCTTGTTGAGAATGAGAAGGTCATTAAAACTTTGAGGCGCTCGCATTTGTCTTTACAATACATAACTATCAGTATTGTTCCAAATGTTGAACTTCTGAGAGAAGTTGGAGTACCTCAATCCAACATCTCTTACTTGGTGACTACTTGTCCCTTTGTAGCAACCATCCAACGTAGTAAGTTAGTAAAAGCTATCCAGGAGGTTAAGGAAATGGGTATTGATCCTTCTAAAATTGTGTTTGTGCAAGCAATCATTGTGGTTTTGACATCAAAAAGACCAATGTGGGAATATAAATTTGAGATTTTCAAGAGGTGGGGTTGGTCTAAGGAGGATACTCTCCTAGCATTTAAAAAGGATCCAAATTTTATGCAATTGTCAGAGAAGAATATCATGAAAACAATGAATTTCCTTGTGAATAAATTGGGACGGCCATCAACAGATATTGCTAGAAATCCTGTGGTTCTGCATTTAAGCTTGGAGAAGAGGATTATCCCTAGGTGTTCAGTAATTCAAATTTTGGTAGCCAATCATTTGGTCAAGGATGATTTAGGCTTTTCATCTTTCTTATTAGTGAATGAGAAGTTGTTTTTGGAGAAGTATGTGAGCAAATTTCAGGACATTGCTCCTCAATTGTTGAGTTTCTATCAAAATAAGATGGATCTTCTGGATGTAGAAATTCAATTTGAGAAGGTAGGTGAGACTAAACAGTtgtaa
- the LOC115972596 gene encoding transcription termination factor MTERF2, chloroplastic-like codes for MFGILCRRLQILVVPSRCIAVPSSISHLGFPQIPFFSVNYFSSGLIDDKKHNFTVSFLVNSCGLSLERAKYASQRVNFETSERPNLVLNLLKNHGFTNAQISRVVKAGPYLLLSDPEKTLLPKFEFLGSIGLSDSECANIISGCPSVLGRSVKNHLMPMYDFFKSIVVRDEKVVKTFKLARRGLSEDVQKNLAPNLAILREIGVPQSSICLLLSCFPPTAFLRHAKFDEIVKELTNLGFNPEKSAFIQAIHVLASLRKVNWEHRFEVYQRWGWSKDQTLLAFKKNPGCMCLNEERITKAMDLLVNRMGWPSEHISRNPIVLLFSLEKRTIPRCSVFQILLSKGLVKKDSALFTILKPKEKDFLENYVTKFQQNIPQLLEVYQGKSDLQDLGIGSERISEIKPL; via the coding sequence atgtttggtaTTCTCTGTAGAAGACTACAAATTTTAGTAGTACCTAGTAGGTGTATTGCTGTGCCGAGCTCAATTTCCCATCTGGGTTTTCCTCAAATTCCCTTCTTTTCTGTCAATTATTTCTCATCAGGTCTCATAGAtgataaaaaacacaattttactGTGTCATTCCTTGTAAACTCATGTGGGTTGTCTTTAGAAAGGGCTAAATATGCATCTCAGAGGGTAAATTTTGAGACTTCTGAGAGACCAAACTTGGTTCTTAATCTTCTCAAGAACCATGGATTCACCAATGCCCAGATTTCTAGAGTTGTCAAGGCTGGGCCATATTTGCTTTTGTCAGATCCTGAGAAGACCCTTCTGCCcaaatttgagtttttgggtTCTATTGGGCTTTCTGACTCAGAATGTGCTAACATAATCTCAGGTTGTCCATCTGTACTGGGTAGAAGCGTTAAGAATCATCTTATGCCCATGTATGACTTCTTCAAGAGTATAGTTGTTAGGgatgaaaaagttgttaaaacTTTCAAGCTAGCTCGCCGGGGTCTTTCTGAGGATGTGCAAAAGAATCTTGCTCCCAACTTGGCAATTTTAAGAGAAATTGGAGTGCCTCAGTCTTCCATCTGTCTCTTATTGAGTTGTTTTCCTCCTACAGCATTCCTTAGGCATGCTAAGTTTGATGAGATTGTCAAGGAGCTAACAAATTTAGGATTCAACCCCGAAAAATCGGCTTTTATCCAAGCAATTCATGTACTTGCTTCATTAAGAAAAGTGAACTGGGAGCACAGGTTTGAGGTGTATCAGAGGTGGGGTTGGTCCAAGGATCAGACTCTCTTAGCATTCAAAAAGAATCCGGGTTGTATGTGTTTAAATGAAGAGAGGATCACGAAAGCAATGGACTTACTTGTGAATAGAATGGGTTGGCCTTCAGAACATATTTCCAGAAATCCAATAGTTTTACTTTTCAGCTTGGAGAAGAGAACTATACCTCGGTGCTCAGTTTTTCAGATTTTGTTATCCAAGGGGTTGGTCAAGAAAGATTCGGCACTATTCACTATCTTAAAGCCAaaggagaaagacttcttggAGAACTATGTGAccaaatttcagcaaaatatcCCTCAACTGTTGGAGGTCTATCAAGGAAAGTCAGATCTTCAGGATCTAGGAATTGGATCAGAGAGAATTTCTGAAATTAAACCATTGTAG
- the LOC115971808 gene encoding transcription termination factor MTERF9, chloroplastic-like, with the protein MFAFLSSRQLLFITHRNRRTQFLLGLLQKKAIFSIKSFTSIALSESEQQKTHSFTVSYLINSCGLSPKSALLASHKVHFENPDKPDLVLNLLKESGFNDTQITKLVTKIPLLLLSHPENTLLPKFEFLRSIGVSGSDLPRILSLNPDMLRRSLKNNLIPCYDFLKSLLFENEKVITALGRSQRALLSNGTKTMVENIALLREVRAPPSTISFLVTRSPSVAFSKPSKFVKAVQDVKEMGFDPSKVAFVQAILVVLSIKKPTWEYKFEIFRRWGWSKEDTLLAFRRFPNFMLLSDEKITKVMNFVVNKLGRPSTDILMNPVVLNLSLEKRIIPRCSVVQILLAKNLIKSDLSLATFLLPNEKFFLEKFVIKFQDNVPKLLSVYQTKMDLLDVEIQSKKVCGIELF; encoded by the coding sequence ATGTttgcttttctctcttcaaGACAGCTACTTTTTATCACACATAGGAATAGGAGGACCCAATTTCTATTGGGTCTTCTTCAGAAAAAAGCCATCTTTAGCATCAAATCATTTACATCAATAGCTTTATCTGAATCAGAGCAGCAAAAAACACATTCTTTTACAGTGTCTTATCTCATAAACTCATGTGGGTTGTCACCAAAATCTGCTCTTTTAGCATCCCACAAGGTACACTTTGAAAACCCAGATAAACCAGACTTAGTGCTTAATCTTCTTAAAGAGAGTGGATTCAATGACACCCAAATCACCAAACTCGTCACAAAAATCCCACTGCTGCTTTTATCTCATCCTGAGAATACCCTTTTGCCCAAATTCGAGTTTTTGCGCTCTATAGGGGTTTCAGGCTCTGACCTCCCTAGAATCCTTAGTTTGAATCCTGACATGCTGAGAAGGAGCTTAAAGAACAATCTTATTCCCTGCTATGATTTCCTCAAGAGTCTGCTTTTTGAGAATGAGAAAGTCATTACAGCTTTAGGGCGCTCTCAAAGGGCTTTGTTAAGTAATGGAACAAAGACtatggttgaaaatattgcaCTTTTGAGAGAAGTTAGAGCACCTCCATCCACCATCTCTTTCTTGGTGACTCGTTCTCCGTCTGTTGCATTCAGTAAGCCTAGTAAGTTTGTGAAAGCTGTCCAGGATGTTAAGGAAATGGGTTTTGATCCTTCAAAAGTTGCATTTGTGCAAGCAATCTTAGTGGTTTTGTCAATAAAAAAGCCGACGTGGGAAtataaatttgagatttttaggAGGTGGGGTTGGTCTAAGGAGGACACTCTCTTAGCATTTAGAAGGTTTCCAAATTTTATGCTTTTATCGGATGAGAAGATCACAAAAGTAATGAACTTTGTTGTGAACAAATTGGGACGGCCATCAACAGATATTCTTATGAATCCTGTGGTTCTGAATTTAAGCTTGGAGAAGAGGATTATCCCTAGGTGTTCAGTTGTTCAAATTTTGTTAGCCAAGAATTTGATCAAGAGTGATTTAAGCTTAGCGACTTTCTTACTACCTAATGAGAAGTTCTTTTTGGAGAAGTTTGTTATAAAATTTCAGGACAATGTTCCTAAATTGTTGAGCGTGTATCAAACTAAAATGGATCTTTTGGATGTAGAAATTCAATCTAAGAAGGTATGTGGAATTGAactgttttaa